One Triticum dicoccoides isolate Atlit2015 ecotype Zavitan chromosome 3B, WEW_v2.0, whole genome shotgun sequence genomic window, aataggtggtggtggtggtgggttgttgttgttgttgttgttgttgttgttgttgttcccctgattttgattctggactagcatctgcatcaaggcattctgcagctggatcaactgagtgagcttatgtgggaaagcaaatccattgtcatgtctcggaggcatctgagggtttagaaaagatgagaatacagaaaagaatgaggtctatagagaaaaacactacccatatgcacatgagacaaaacacaaacaatatcacttcaatcaattcaaacaagggcatacaatggtctaactatcgttacaaaagtgctcgggctatactatatacatggggggaatactactactgttatggtggtcgactaattgatcggtcgaagactccatgatatctgctccagcttcatcaaaaaagtcatcatcgctattgtctgggtctgagtcggtgtcgtcgatgatgatgtagtactccgggcaagtgcaatcatcgtcttctcctccagtcgcggggaatcccatgaatacttttagcttcttctttagatcatcattcttttccacgagtatcgtcatttcctcctcatatccgtcgcgtgtagacttcagttctccctccagttccgtgatcttgttcatagccttctttagatctatcatgcctgcgcacatctggttctcctggcgacgaatgtgttggtttaactcctcgatgaaagctgcaattgatctatccttcctggtgctgatcatctcccattgctcatctcggcgcccacaaatttggtaaatagtatccttgagatccttgtggtaaacttctccaatgcgtcccacggtgatgtgggctgccatgctctttcctagactccagttcgttgcatcaaaggtaaactctatgggctcagtgactggcatgaacgtccttcctggaacttgaacttgaatcatccaatgctcctcttctggtaaagtggcaatgtaggtcccggtgaagcttggtactccgatgttcaggtatctggtgacttccttcaagtggcgtccaaagggtgtatcttcatctagttgcgtgaacttgttccttgcatccgccatcctaaaagagtagaaaagggagaggagtcagaaacgagaagagagtagtgatctagggctttagcttagtggtcgtgtcctatagtcagtgtgtgctctgataccatcttgtagcgaccagaccttaaacagtctgatctctgtgcatcagtgtcatccctggatcggtaatgctgacacgcacagtacttgaaggatttataacagagtagcaatcacacacttagtacatcgaatgtctcaaaagagaacttattacaataaatatggcttaaggccatctaatatcgataacagcagaaggcttggaagataagcgagtccatcaactccaacggcatcactgagtatagatcacgacctaaggcaccttactcgtcgtctaaaaaagtctgcaacatgaaagctgTAGCCCGAAAattggtcagcacatggaatatgctggcaatgtaacacatagagagtaatgaacagaaaaatgctatactacatgcatatatggctggtggaaagctctatggttacagttttccgtaaagccaatttttccctatagcaaaggaataaattttatttaactaacatggtggttgtAAAACATtgggaaggttcctccaactcaatcccaattaagcatcaacattaacccaacaaaatttaattaggtaacatgatgagattcacatgataatccagatactagatactcaaaacgtccataaccggggacagggctaaccatgattagtttatacactctgtagaggtttgcgcacttttccccgcaagacttgatctcctccgtttgatttctcgcactacatggtgtttgataaacggatgaccaagacatagtctttcagaagcattaactctttactctgggtagacagtaccaacctacatcccctacatctgctagtctaccactgaaagaggtcacacaacatactcaactatgctagagcccatagtagcttgcggctgcacacggaagtttctagcatgaataatctcatgatccctttgagcctgggtggcggtccataggagaatcacatggtaccccgggatttccaaaaatacaggcaacactgggttccccaggtgcctcaatctacccagatgtgaatttaagttgccaccttcagtaaactattaattaacaataatcacatctgtcatggatacactcacccaatccacgtctactagcatagcatagcaatataagcaaacatagaagtaactcccaaaggtttgataataaacaggacaataggtactacctcatctacttcccaaaacccacatgttaaaccagattctaaccatgcaattgtttgaggattgatctaatgcaataaaactgggtagtaaagaggtatgataaaagtgttacttgcgttgctgatgatccgtgaaacctagagactcgtagtagcaagcggcgcactccgggtactctatcgcaagcaaagaagcatacaataagcactgatctaatgcacaggtaaaactcaaataagagatctaaccagaaagttcaacttaagaactccagtttgcaacaaaaaaatcaaatcgaacgaagcaacaaaagtcaaacggtgaaagaaacaagcttcatttactaatctggacctaagtcaaattttacagtagaaaaaacttgtttgagttggttaaacggaaatagggtttcgacatgaaactccaggcgcttgaatcgccttattccgataaacgagcgaaaagttatactagaacgaaaatcagattagaaatcgcgatcagaaataatcgcggagaatccgagaaaaagaaaaacgaacgaacaggctaacgaacgaacgttcgctgtctgcgactaaacgacgaaaaccgtttgttaaaacaaacgtatggacgaacgtccgcaaaataaataaataaaaacgatctatttaaaaaacgcaatcgcggttttataaaaaaaccgggcggttttctaaagaaaacagCTGGCGGCGGCGACGAAGTCCGGCGGCTacctcatcggcggcggcggcgagtggcggctccggtggcgaggggatctggcggcggggcggcggaacggggcggcggctggcggcggcggcggatcgggggtggggctagggtttcggggtggcTGGCTTATAAGGACTCCggggcggacacggcccggtaggtatatatatatatatatatatatatatatatacatctgggctattctattATGCATAACAGAATATTATTTTGTTACCCTTTTTAAACTGACGGTTTCAagtggttgtactgatgttttcgaagcggttgaactgatgtttTCACTTGTGttaacagatcgtcttctttaATTTAAAAACCTTTTGTAATTTTTTTTGGAACGTGGCATGTAATATATTGTTGGAAATCTCtggacaaccatatttcaagtatattgaacgtttttgcaaaatcattatggtttaagagcagttttgaaaaaaccatttttccaAAACCGAAAACGTCAAtcatattttggactcaattttcaaacggtttatcggaattgagcaaataagatggcgttggaaagctggtgaaaatccgcatcttccatatatgtattgcttTTTCTAATTctgtatgatttaaaagtaatttaaaaaatggtgaaattcttggcgaaacgtattttcgtgattttttgCAAAAGGTTTGTGGATTGACGCAAATTATAcggcgttgaaaagctatggaaaatgcgcaactttttcatatagaagtgtttttctaattccttacagttTAAAAACGAAtttgaatacggtcaaatttgattttgaacgcgattttttttaaaagtttgtcgaaatatggcaTATAATacaccgttggatagctatcgaaaatgcaaaacttagtcatgttgaacgttttctctacttcgcaaccgtttaagagtaattttgaatatgaCATAACGGATCCTGCTGTTTTcttgtctgaaaaacagagtagtcgtacttatatatgtgtatgtttgtagTGAGCTATTTTTTATAGAGaaattttgaatggttccgaaaaatgttacttgtactgatgcttgcatgggtttgtagtaagcatgttttcactaactagactttgctccgttttttgggtaatattttctcgtaagttttcaacggtttactgtatcATCGCCCCAgtacttgtatggtttgtatcatcgaactgaatgatattttattcaaaaataAAATGTGTTTGTTTTGTTCCTTTTTATTAACTCAACATTTTCTTGACAGCGTTGTTCTGAACTTttctcattttacgacttgtactgaggtacttactaagcaagattttcatggggtttctttttttgcttgaactttacaatttgaatttctgtTATTTCTTTTATTCCGAACAGACCACCGTTCttaactcgtactgaggtacttactacgccCGAACTGAGGTGGCTGTCGCGTGTCTTGGTGTgttttgaactcgatgatattttatcCTCAATTTACTGCCCATTTTTTTCATCACACTTGAGAGAGTGATTAATACGTTTACTTACTGGCCAGTAACACACGAACTCCTCAGGCAATAATACATGAACTACTAGGAACATAAATTTTCATCGAGCACTTGAAAACATAAGCCATTACATAAAGAGAAGCACCGAACAGTGAATGTAAAAATAACTCCCGTATCCATCATATACTGGGAGCTTCCACTTGAATAGGAAAATTTGTTTATCCCTCACCAATTAAAACACCCTCACCAATTAAAACACGAAACCTGAAGAAAAGAAGTATTGGTTTCTCATTGACATAATAACAAACAGGAGCACAAAATCATAGCTTTTCATCAATTCCCAAAAGAATTCTTCAATTCCTGAAACTTCAGAACAGCAGCAGCTAATTTTTCCTTGTAGAGAAAACAAACAGCAACACTAGAAATTAGCAGCACTCTCATGGAaagcacacaccacacacacacacacgacacATTGTCCAGCTCGCCCTGCATTCACACTACATCGGCACGAACATGAACACACATGAAGGACGCACGCACACAGCAGGATATGCTAGCATGGACGTATGTAGAGCGTGCACACAACCCACCAACTACCTTCCAGGAAGGATCCTTGTGGTCACACGAAATCGCTACAACATTAGAAGCTCCATACTTTTTGTACTGATGTTTTTTTCATAATCAAACTGTTGTAACTTAAGGACTATAACTACTACAGGATGCCAAACATTTTTTTCCATGAACTCTGATCCATTGAGACGAGGCGATGAATAGCTCAGGCTACAGGCGGGCTTTGCTCTTTGTTCATGGGCACACAATAGGTCGTCGCGAAGGAGATGCAAAAACAGCAGGAGTGCATCCGCATAGTTATTCATCTCCATATCAATAACACTTGGCCACCAAAAACCTGACAAATgtttttccctgaaaacacaaaacAATTTTGAAATGCATCAGTACACCCTGACATTTTTAGTTTCAGAAGCAACCAAACATGCTAAATAGTACTCATGTACTTACTGGAACCACACATATCCtaaaatattaatcatgtactTACTGGTACAGATTAAATTTGCCAATGGGAGATTAAGCTCTCCAAGTGCAGCATGGAAGGAGGAAATAACTGACTGTCAATAGCACTCAGTGGTATAGTATTCAACATGACAAAATTGAACGTTCAACATTAGATGGGAACTTGGACGGGGCGCATTGCTCTACTCGGACAGCGCCCAGTGCTCAACTTGGACGGATGAGGTTGTCGTGCGCTTGGGAGGTTCCGCACCTACATAATTACCATAAGGGGATTACGGACATCTCCCATGTCTTCAGATGGCGGAACTGCAGGCCAGCTGTTGCTGCTCCTTGAACCGAAGGGAGAGAAAAAATGCGGACCTATGGCCGAGCACAATGTCAACTTGATATTTCATTAGTACTAGTATGACTGGACAAGAAACTAATTAATTTTAAACACTAAATTAAATCCGGATAGCTTAGTGAAATTGCAATATGGAGCTTTAGTCACCTTCCCGTGACAAAGAGTGACAGATACAAAGTAGTACTGCACATTTCTGAAACACTTGACTAAAACCATAGCAGCTGTAGGCCTGTCGTCATCCATGATGGTCTTTGTGATTACTTATCCATTTTTTTAGTATCAGCACCATGGCTACCCCTTCAAGTAAGCACTTTTGGTGTAAGCATACATGAGCAGCGCTTGCGTGGAGGCCGCGTGAGGAACTGGTTAAGGACGACCACATTCGTGTTCGTGCTGCTGCCATTGTGGCAAAAGGGGCAACGACCTGTATTGGTTGCAGGAGCTGGACTGACCACCTAGGCATCACATCAAAGTAATTAGCAAGATTAACCACTAATTTTTACAAGAATTCGCCAGCAATTAAAAGGGTGAGAAATAAGAGTTCTAGTAATTATAATTTACAAACACTAGTTCAAGTCAggtttgctatttttgaatttgatgCATGTTGCGCTATAGGACTACTATGGGTTTGCAAGTTGGACTTGAGTACTTTTAAATTGTTTGCATAGTTTAGTGCCGAAATCTTCACCACAAAAGAACACATCTACAATACCAATCACATATAGCAAAATTGAACTTTCTGGGTCTCATTGCAACCTTGCTTCCTATTCAATTGAGGATTCATGTGACACTTGCTTCCCATTTCATCAGTACTAGTACGAAACAACAATAAGTTCAGAATTGTAGACAGCATCCTTCTCAGTACGACTCATCAGTACTATATGGATGTTACTTTTAGCATTTAGAATAGTACTGAACTACTGATCGATACTAATATTGTGTAAGTTGTACTGATTAGTACTGCTACTTCTCGTCGACATGCACTGATCGGTGCTAATATTGTTGTAAGTTGTACTGACCAGTACTTTTAACATTAAGAATAGTACTGATCAGTACTCGCAAGGTAAGTAGAGTGGAGTAAAATCTGCAGCTTCCTTTGAAGCGGAGATGACGTCGACATGCACTGGAGCATGGCGTGCTGGAGTGATACACTTCGCGTAGACCGGTACTTGAACTTGCTACACATCCACACTAGCACCAGCAGCACAAGTTGAAAAACACATGGCAGCACATTCAGTTGAAAATAGAAGAAAGCAGAACACAACATTTAGAAAATGCTCCAAACTCCACACACGAGCGAGactaggatgcagatgcaaagttgAACGGCCAGAGCAGATCAACCAGGACGGACTCCACAGATGCACAGGGGGGCGGGAGGAGAGAGGCAAGCGGCCATCGGGAAACATGTGTGACATGATTTTGTGGTGGAATCTCTAATGTCCTGAATGCATTACTtgaagagagaaagggagaggagtCACCAAACACACACATCCAAAGTGCATGTCTCTCGTTTCATGAGCATTTTCAGTGCAGGTTCAAAACCATGCCAATTTGCCTTTTGATGCTTAAATGCACCTTCAGTGCAGGTTCATTACTGAGGTTTTTTTTCCACAAATTCATGACACTTTTTTGGCTTCATAGGTGCATTTTCAGTGCTGAATACCCGCTACCAAGTCTGCATGAACAGTTCAAGAACTCTTGATCATAGGTAGCAGTTCATTGGTTCAAATAAAATAGGCGTCACATGTGGATGAACAGTTCAACAATTCAGGTTTCATCAGTGCAAAGCTCACATGAATGCAAGTGGAGATGCTCGATCCGGAGAGGGGAGGGGCCATACCGGGGGTGGCACTTGTGCTTGCCCATGGCTAGAATAGGCAGTGGTGCACCGTGGTGGAGGAGATGGCTGGGGCGGGGGGTGGCACGCCAGCAGGTTGGCGTCGGCCGGCTCGATCCGGAGTCCTCGCTCGTCGGCGAACTTATCCACGGAGGAGAAGGCGAGGTGGCTCATGGGAAGGAGCAGCAGTATACGGCGGCACGCGGTTGGGGCATCGACCGGTGTCACCTGGACAGTGGAGCAGGCGCAGCCGCGCATGGCAGAGCTCGGGAGGCGGCCTCTTTTGGGAAAGAGTGgggggaggggaggccggcgagctgggggagaggggcggcgcgtcaggggagaggggcggcgcggcggcgcatcTGGGGAGAGGAGCGGCGCGGCGGCGCATCTGGGGAGAGGGGCGGCGGCGCGTCGGGGTAGAGGGGTGGCGCCGCGGTGGGGGACGAGGATGGCGCCGCGGTGGGGGACTGGGGTGGCCgtgggcggcgcgaggcggcggggccTGGGGCGGCGGCGAGGCAGGGGTGGATGGGATCGGGGACTCGGGAGGTGGGTGGGCGAGTTGTGTGGAATTGCTTTTTTTCCTTTTCAATCCATCCGGTTCGGGCCCGTGGGCTAGATTCAAGAAATTGTGTCGCGCGCGCCCTTATAGAGCCGAGGGGTAacggaatattattctgttactagtaacagaatagtccagccctatatatatatatatattcatgcagaaaaacaaataaaagaaatactaaacaacttcaaaaatcctgaagtaaattttccccgtcctataAAAATAAGccagacaaggtgaacatttatttgggcctaaaatgcaattttgaaaaacgcgtatttttcctaattcaaataaaatagcgacaaaactccgaaatgaaatcttatttgattttaatattaaatcctcaatatttctatattttgggaaagtcattttattccctctctcttatttttataaaagaaatatttgaagataaaataattaaaatcaaatgatcccttttctaaatttgagaaaagctcaaataagaaaataacaaaatccccaactctctccgtggatccttgagttgcgtagaattgctAGGGTCAAACgaaaatgcagtaaaatatgatatgcaatgaagatctaatgtataacattccaaattgaaaatttgggatgttacaaaatccgtctgaccttgttcaatctgTATACAGTAtatcatgctcgtttccaaaccacagcgCGCATATCtaagttatattcatgcatgcatgggtttaaaACATCATGATATCTTATTCAAatatgaattcaactttacattgattatgacctcacctagtattttacacccacatagtgatcttctctttataattgtaccattaactttctctcatgcatgcatgcacacacactaccactcggcattatccatcgcacacatgcaatctttttcttcaggttggtctcccatgcatgcacacacatacctccccctcttcatcatatcgggcattctttatctctcacgtgcatgcgcaactatcgatgttcctctatgtgtgtgtgtgtatagctaggtctttcccaGTTTTCCACACAACCGATCAATCTATTTATCTAGTTAggcctcaccctctttcccacatacacatcgatcaatctatacctctctatataggattatatagataatacacccacattaattatatatccaatgtccccctctcatcatccatgccttccgcttcatctctcagacgcgcgcacagtggcgaagacagggggcagcaagggccctgcccccctaacatcactatatattgaggctaatatgaacGTGATCAGTAGAtcattgctggtaaaatggtttaagttgatgaattggccctcctagtAAAGGataagcaatgcttggccccctagcttgtttatttttcatggctccgccacagcgcgcaacagcgcacgttcttgcccctctctttaaatatcaatctcgcactggtgcactccttcatagtctccctccacttggccccccgcaccatcttctagcccccccaccggatttttccacatgtagaatctagtagACTCccaatgacccacaagtgtaggcatctagcatagccttttcgataagtaagagtgtcaaacccaacgaggagcagaaggaaatgacaagcggttctcagtaaggtattctctgcaagcactgaaattgtaggtaacaaatagttttgtgataagataatttgtaacgggtaataagCAATGAAAGTATATAAGgcacagcaaggtggcccaatcctttttgtgcaaaggacaagcctggacaaattcttataatgagaaaagcactcccgaggacacatgggaattatcgtcaagctagctttcatcatgctcatatgattcgtgttcgttactttgataatttgatatgtgggtggacctgtgcaTGGGTACTGCCCTTtgttggacaagcatcccagttatgattaacccctattgcaagcatccgcaactacaaaagaagtattaaggtaaacctaaccatagcatgaaacatgtggatccaaatcagccccttatgaagcaacgcataaactagggtttaagcttctgtcactctagcaactcatcatctacttattacttcccaatgccttcctctaggcccaaataatggtgaagtgtcatgtagtcgacgttcacataacaccactagaggagagacaacatacatctgatcaaaatatcgaacgaataccaaattcacatgactactaatagcaagacttcacccatgtcctcaggaacaaacgtaactactcacaaagcatattcatgttcataatcagacaggtattaatatgcattaaggatctgaacatatgatcttccaccaaataaaccaactagcatcaactacaaggagtaatcaacactactagcaacccacaggtaccaatctgaggttttcatacaaagattggatacaagagatgaactagggtttaagaggagatggtgctggtgaaaatgttgatgaagattgacccctcccgatgagaggatcgttggtgatgacgatggtgatgatttccccctcccggagggaagtttccccgacagaacagctctgccgaagccctagattggttccgccaaggttccccctcgtggcggtggagtttcgtcccctaagcttgcttatgattttttccagggtaaaagacttcatatagaagaagatgggcactggagggctgccaggtggcccacgaggtagggggcgcgcccaggggggtagggcgcgccccccaccctcgtggattgtgggtggctgatacgtctccaacgtatctataatttttgattgctccatgctactttatctactgttttggactatattggtctttattttccacttttatattatttttgggactagcctattaaccggaggcccagcccagaattgctgtttttttgcctatttcagtatttcgaagaaatggaatatcaaacggagtccaaacggaatgaaacctttgggaacgtgattttctcatcagataagatccaggagacttggaacctccgtcaagaaagccacgaggcggtcacgagggtggagggcgcgccctcccccctgggcgcgcccccctgcctcgtgggcccctcggagctccaccgacgtactccttcctcctatatatacctacgtatccccgtatgatcagagaggagccaaaaacctcattccaccaccgcaaccttctgtatccacgagatcccatcttggggcctgttccggagctccgccggagggggcatcctccacggagggcttctacatcaacaccatagcccctccaatgaagtgtgagtagtttagttcagaccttcgggtccatagctagtagctagatggcttcttctctctttttggatctcaatacaatgttctccccctctctcgtggagatctactcgatgtaatcttcttttttgcggtgtgtttgttgagaccgatgaattgtgggtttatgatccaacttatctatggaaaatatttgattcttctctggattcttttatgtatgattgagttatctttgcaagtctcttcgaattatctgtttggtttggccaactagattggtagttcttgcaatgggagaagtgcatggctttgggttcaatcttgcggtgtccttacttagtgacagaaagagtttcaaggcacgtattgtattgttgccatcgaggataacaagatggggtatttatcatattgcatgaatttattcctctacatcatgtcatcttgcttaaggcattactctgtttttaacttaatactctagatgcatgctggatagcggtcgatgagtggagtaatagtagtagatgcagaattgtttcgatctacttgtcacggacgtgatgcctatatacatgatcattgcctagatatactcataactatgctcaattctatcaattgctcaatagtaatttgttcacccaccgtagaatatctatgctcttgagggaagccactagtgaaacctatggcccccgggtctattctcatcatatcaatctatatcactttatttacttgctttgttttttactttgcctttactttttactttgcatctttataccaaaaataccaaaaatattatctctatcagatctcactctcgtaattgatcgtgaagggattgacaacccctaagcgttggttgcgagttgctatcatgttgtgcaggtacgagggacttgcgcgtgacctcctactggattgataccttggttctcaaaaactgagggaaatacttacgctactgtgctgcatcaccccctcctcttcggggaaaaccaacgcaagctcgagacgtagcaagaaggatttctagcgccgttgccgtggaggcttac contains:
- the LOC119276312 gene encoding uncharacterized protein LOC119276312; this translates as MRGCACSTVQVTPVDAPTACRRILLLLPMSHLAFSSVDKFADERGLRIEPADANLLACHPPPQPSPPPRCTTAYSSHGQAQVPPPVVSPAPATNTGRCPFCHNGSSTNTNVVVLNQFLTRPPRKRCSCMLTPKVLT